One genomic region from Deltaproteobacteria bacterium encodes:
- a CDS encoding integration host factor subunit alpha, which produces MTKADIVENIYERVGFLKRDVSEVVELVFETIKEALAKGEEVKISGFATFTVRQKRDRRGRNPQTGKDMTITARKVLSFKPSHITKDKMNP; this is translated from the coding sequence ATGACAAAAGCCGATATTGTTGAAAATATCTATGAAAGGGTTGGTTTTTTAAAGAGAGATGTAAGCGAGGTTGTGGAACTCGTGTTTGAGACAATAAAGGAGGCCCTTGCAAAAGGTGAGGAGGTTAAAATTTCAGGTTTCGCCACCTTTACTGTCAGGCAGAAAAGAGACAGGAGGGGAAGAAATCCCCAGACAGGTAAGGATATGACAATTACAGCAAGGAAGGTTCTGTCGTTTAAGCCAAGCCACATAACAAAAGATAAGATGAATCCATAA
- a CDS encoding MerR family transcriptional regulator: protein MDVQIPAKLYFRIGEVSKITKVQPYVLRYWEAEFNIVKPHKSVSNQRVYTRRDVELILEIKRLLYKERYTLDGAKRKVREIVKEMKNRQMALELASKDEKRYFKTIEAVKRELMAIKEMLG from the coding sequence ATGGATGTCCAGATTCCCGCCAAACTGTACTTCAGGATAGGAGAAGTAAGCAAGATAACAAAGGTGCAGCCTTATGTCCTCCGGTACTGGGAAGCAGAGTTTAACATAGTAAAGCCGCATAAGTCTGTCTCAAACCAACGGGTGTATACCCGCCGTGATGTAGAGCTGATACTTGAGATAAAAAGGCTTTTGTATAAAGAGAGATATACCCTTGATGGCGCGAAGAGAAAGGTCAGGGAGATAGTGAAAGAGATGAAGAACAGACAGATGGCGCTGGAACTTGCTAGTAAGGATGAGAAAAGATATTTCAAGACTATTGAGGCAGTGAAAAGGGAATTGATGGCTATAAAGGAGATGCTGGGCTAG